The sequence AATTGACATCTCAATCCTAAAAGTTGCGTTAATTGGGCCTCAATTTGTTGCGATTGCACTTCATGATCGCTCGGTTCAATTTGCAATTTCTTCTGCTTTGCAAGTTTTTCCGCTTCTCGCACATTCATCCCATCGGAAATAATACTTTGCACCATTTCATCTATATTAGGTGCTTTTATTAAGGTCCGGGCGTGGCCAGCTGAAATCTTACCTTCGTTAATCAGATCTTTAATATTATCCGGCAAATTTATTAATCTGAGCATATTCGCGACATGGCTGCGGCTTTTCCCAATTGAGCGTGCCATCTCTTCTTGAGTATAATTAAATTCATTCATCAACCGTTGATAGGCCTCTGCTTCTTCAATTGGCGTTAAATCATCTCGTTGAATATTTTCAATAATCGCCGTCTCGAGAGCTTCTCGGTCATCACACTCTTTTATAACAACGGGAACCTTCTCTAGACCAAGCGTCCGCGCAGCGCGCCATCGACGTTCGCCAGCGATAATTTCATAAATATGACGACCATCCATTATAACAGGACGAACGACCAAAGGTTGGATAATCCCTTTTGTTTTAATCGAATCAATCAACGATGCCAACTGTTCATCATCAAATCGGCGCCGGGGTTGATATTTACCAGGTTTAATTAAATGAATATCTAATTGATTCGTATCATTATTTGCTAAAACGTGGTGATCCATCGTCTCGCCAAGTAGTGCAGAAAGGCCCCGCCCAAGACTTGGCCGGTTAGGACGCTTTAATTCTGTAGTTGTCGTCATGTCTATCCCTCATTAAAATTTCCTTTGCCAGCGCCATATAAGCTTGTGATCCTGGCGATTTAAAATCATAAAGTAATACAGGCTTACCATGGGATGGTGCTTCTGAAACTTTTGTATTGCGTGGTATTACTGTTGCAAAAACTTTTTCTCCTAGATAGCTCCGCACATCATCTGCAACCATTTGACATAAGGAACTCCGTCTATCGTACATCGTTAAGACAACACCGTATAAATCGAGTGTGGCGTTCAAATTCTTCTTAATTTTTTGTATAGAACTGAGCAAATAACTCAATCCTTCTAAGGCATAATATTCGCACTGAAGCGGAATCATAACTGAATCTGCCGCCACCAAAGAATTAAGGGACAGCAATCCCATAGAGGGAGGACAGTCAATAATAATGTAATCAAACATCGTTTGATAGGGAGCAAGGATATCACGCAATCGTCGTTCTCTATCATGCATATCAACAAGTTCAATTTCCGCCCCTAACAAATCTATAGATGAGGGAATAATTGATAAACCGGGAATTGCAGTCTTAAGAAGGGCTTGCGCCAAAGTATACTCGCCTATCATTAAGCCGTATACACTTATAACCCTATTCTGTTTACTTAATCCTAAGCCGGTAGAAGCGTTTGCTTGGGGATCAAGATCAACAATTAAGACACGTTTGCCGACAGCAGCCAGTGCGGTCGCCAAATTTATAGTTGTTGTTGTTTTACCAACCCCACCTTTTTGATTTGCAATTGCTATAACGTGTGCCATGGACCACTATAACTCTGATATATTTGTTACTTTTAATATTACACCATCAGCATTCGTGACACTATTGATTTTTTCATAATTAAACTTAAATTTCTCTTGTGCTTTTTTAATTTCTTGATCAATTGATAGCCCTTTCAAAGCATAAAGAATGGTGGACTTCCCTGTTTCACGTGAAACAATTAGAACTTGATTAAGTAATAAGGCTAGATCAGCGCAGGCTCTTGTAATAATTTGTGCATAGGAATTTAGCGGTAGTTGCTCAACTCGGCTGCAAATGATATCCACTTTTACATCTAATTTTCGCTTAAGTTCAGATAAGAAGATTATTTTTCGCTGATTTGAATCACACAATGTTATTTTATCAAAACCTGAGATTGCTAATACCATTCCTGGGAATCCAGCTCCTGTACCTATATCTAAAGTTGGAAGTTCTTTACTTAATAGTGGTAACAATTGCAATGAATCAAGAATATGCCTTTCCATAAAATGATTCAAAGTTTGCCCCTGAATGAGCGATGTATTTCTATTCCATTCTTCCACAGCACTTTTATATTCCACAAATTTTTCATATGTTCCACGTGAAACATACTCAAGAATTTTTTGTTCAACATCAACAACCATACAAAAACTCCTAACAATTTAAAGAAACTTTAATCGTTCATTAAGAGAATGTCTATAGAATAATAATTGAAAGTCATCACATTATTTGAGGGACAAAGTGCGTATAACAGCAAAAACAATTTACCTTATCCTGGCATCAACCAATGTAAGTCTTGCTTACAATTGGAAGATATGGCCAGGAGCTCACGAAGAGCAACAAACAATCGCACCCTCATTTCAAAATGAACAAATATCCTCCATATCCCAATTCCCACAATCAGCCCCAACAGGTTTGGGCTCACCCTCCCTAATAGACAGTTCACAGTGGACAGCAGCACCCAATGTATCGATCAATTCCACCTCACCTCAAAACACCTCCCCAATGCAACAATCCGCCTTTCCTAACCTTTCATCTCAATTCCAACAACCAATTGGCCAATCATCCGGGCCTCTCGTCAAAACACACACAATTAATCCACAACCATCAGCCCAAACCCGTAATAGCTATAGCCAAACACCTTCTATGCAATCAATTAACACTCCACCGCATGTCTCATCTCCAACAATTCTGTCGCAAAACCCCCAATCGATTAATCAAAATCAACTCCAACAACAAAATACTCAACAGCTAACCCAGAGCCAACAGCAATCCCCCGCAATAGGAACTCAAATGGCACTGACAGGCATAGCAGCTCTAACTGCTTTTGGAAATAAAAATAACCAAGATACATCTTCGAGGGTAGGCCTTAGAAACAATACTCCAACAATGGATTTTTCTACAACAGCCAGCAGAACAGTAACAAAAAACTTTAAATGTACAAAATCTGAGGATGTGTGCCAACAAGAATGGGACGACTTAGTTCAATCAATTGAAAATAATCCACAATTCCAAATTATAAAAAAACAATTGAAATGCGTCCCTGCTGCAACAACCATGTCTAGCACAGCCACGAATGAGTAAAGTTCCAATTACAGAGAATGATCATTTGCACATCCTAACATTCAAGGCCTCCTAAAACTGTACGAATCATTCACTAATAAAAATTTTTTATTTGTATACGAGAAAAAAGTATAATTATTTGCAGAATAGGTGATCATAGGCTACCCTAAATGTAGTTGTATTCACACCATAACAAAAGTGGGGTTTAATATGGGGCTAATCGACAATACTTCCTTTAATAATCATGAATTGGTGAGCTTTACCTCAGACGCTGAAACAGGACTAAAAGCAATCATTGCAATTCATAATACCAATCGGGGCCCAGCTCTAGGGGGGTGCCGATTCTGGAATTATTCTTCAGAAGAAGAAGCCGTTACGGATGCCCTTAGGCTATCACGAGGAATGACGTATAAATCGGCTTTAGCAAATCTTCCTCTTGGGGGTGGTAAAGCAGTTATTATAGGAGACCCAACTAAAATTAAAACACCCGCTTTAATGCAAGCGTTTGGGCGATTTGTCGAAAAATTAAATGGGCTATACATCACAGCAGAGGATGTTGGCACCAGCCCAGCTGACATGGATAGCATTCATAAGGAAACGAACCATGTTGTGGGTCTTGAAAATCCCAATGGAGGAAGTGGTGATCCATCAATTATTACAGCCTATGGTGTTTACCTAGGCATCAAAGCCGCATGCGAAAAAAAACTCAAAAAAGATTTAAGAGGCGTTAAAGTAGCTTTACAGGGGTTGGGCCACGTGGGTAGCTATGTGGTTGGGCACTTAGTCAATGATGGGGCAGTGGTCACAGTTGCGGACATTAATACAACTAATGTGACGAAAATCGTCGAAAAGTATCAGGTAACCGCAGTCGCTCCAACAGAAATTTTATATCAGGAGTGTGATATTTTATCACCGTGTGCCCTCGGTGGTGTTGTAAATGATACAACGATTGACAAACTAAAGTGTAAAATTATTGCTGGGGCTGCTAACAATCAATTAGCCGAAGCAAGGCATGGCGATGAGCTTATGGAGAGAGGAATTCTCTATGCTCCAGATTATTTAATTAATGCTGGCGGAATAATTAATGTTACCTTTGAAGGGCCAAATTATGATAAGACAAAAGTAATGAAGCTTGTCGAAGGAATTTATGATACACTCATGGAAGTTTTGGCATATGCAGAGCAAAATAATATATCCAGCAACCGTGCCAGTGACGCAATTGCAGAATCTCGATTCCTGAATCTTGACTATAATTGGGGTACTAACAGACTTAGAGCATAGGAAGGCAAAGTGACAGAAACAGTTATTAATACATTTATCACATTATTAGTAATAATTAATCCGTTTGCTGTCACAAGTGTTCTAATAGATAGTACCAAAGGAATTGATCTAAACACTAAAAGGCGCTTAGCAAATAAGGCTGCTGCTATAGCAGCCATTTTATTGACACTTTTCGCTTTTCTCGGGGATCCAATTCTTCAGAGCCTGGGGATTTCAGAACCTGCTTTTAGAATAACGGGCGGAATTATTTTGGGACTGGCAGGACTTAATATGGTTATGGCAAAGCCAAACAATATTCAAAATCCCACCGATGAAGAAAAAAATAATAGCCAAAATATTATGGAATTAGCAGCATTCCCTTTAGCAATTCCCTTGATGTCAGGGCCAGGAAGTTTGACCTCTATCGTTATCATGATGCGTCAAGCGCAAGGCCATGGTTATATGGAACAGATTAAAATCATCATCACAATGCTGATCGTTGTAGCAATTACATGGGGCCTTATGAGATCGTCCGATATTGTCATGAAAGTTTTAAGGAAAACTGGTGTGAGTGTCTTAACACGAGTCTTTGGCATTATATTAACGGCTCTTGCTCTGCAGAACATAATTGATGGTATTTTGCTAATCATTAAAAATGCCTCTTAACGTTAATCACAAACAAAGGTAGACTTAAGTTAATTGTTTAGAAAACATTAGGTTAAGCATGCTACCATCTCATCAATCTTCAGCGCAAAATACACCTCTTTGGTCCCCCTCAGATTGCGAATCAACGCTATTACAAAAATTCATAGCACACCAAAATTATCAAACGTACGAAGAGCTCTATGACTTTTCAATTACACAATTCGATGAGTTTTGGAGTCAATTATGGGACTTTTGTCAGATTATCGGCATAAAGGGGGAAGCCCCATTCATCGAGAATAAAGAGAAAGTTAAAGAAGCTGTTTTTTTCCCAAAAGCGAGTTTAAATTACGCCGAAAACCTGCTTAAACGCCGCGATGATCACTCAAGCATTATTTCTTATTCAGAACACGGTCACTTGCAAACTCTTTCTTATGCAGATCTCTACACAATAACAGCTAAACTTGCCGCTGAACTCAAAGATCTTGGCGTTAAGCCAGGAGATCGGATAACAGGCTATCTCCCTAATATTCCTGAAACCATTATTGCAATGTTAGCAACGGCAAGCATTGGAGCCGTATGGTCCTCCTGTTCGCCAGATTTTGGTACTCAGGGGGTCATCGATCGATTTGGGCAAATTTCTCCCAAAGTTTTATTTATAACCGACGGGTATTTTTATAACGGTAAAACCTTTAATAGTCTGGAAAAGATTCCAGAAATTTGTGCGGCTATCCCCTCAATTGAAACCATAATTGCCATTCCCTTTACCAAAGAAACAGAGATACCAAACCTTTATTTAAACTTTGACACTATTAAAGCTAAAAGATCAGAAACTAAAATTATTTTTCAAAAATTGCCCTTTAATCATCCTTTGTTTATCATGTATTCATCGGGGACAACGGGCGTGCCAAAATGCATTGTACACGGAGCAGGCGGAACCCTCCTTCAACATTTGAAAGAACATCAGTTGCATTGTGATCTGCAACCCGA is a genomic window of Candidatus Paracaedibacter acanthamoebae containing:
- a CDS encoding ParB/RepB/Spo0J family partition protein yields the protein MTTTTELKRPNRPSLGRGLSALLGETMDHHVLANNDTNQLDIHLIKPGKYQPRRRFDDEQLASLIDSIKTKGIIQPLVVRPVIMDGRHIYEIIAGERRWRAARTLGLEKVPVVIKECDDREALETAIIENIQRDDLTPIEEAEAYQRLMNEFNYTQEEMARSIGKSRSHVANMLRLINLPDNIKDLINEGKISAGHARTLIKAPNIDEMVQSIISDGMNVREAEKLAKQKKLQIEPSDHEVQSQQIEAQLTQLLGLRCQLKINRSGGTVTVHFNSYEEIDDLITKLRMANA
- a CDS encoding ParA family protein — protein: MAHVIAIANQKGGVGKTTTTINLATALAAVGKRVLIVDLDPQANASTGLGLSKQNRVISVYGLMIGEYTLAQALLKTAIPGLSIIPSSIDLLGAEIELVDMHDRERRLRDILAPYQTMFDYIIIDCPPSMGLLSLNSLVAADSVMIPLQCEYYALEGLSYLLSSIQKIKKNLNATLDLYGVVLTMYDRRSSLCQMVADDVRSYLGEKVFATVIPRNTKVSEAPSHGKPVLLYDFKSPGSQAYMALAKEILMRDRHDDNYRIKAS
- the rsmG gene encoding 16S rRNA (guanine(527)-N(7))-methyltransferase RsmG, with translation MVVDVEQKILEYVSRGTYEKFVEYKSAVEEWNRNTSLIQGQTLNHFMERHILDSLQLLPLLSKELPTLDIGTGAGFPGMVLAISGFDKITLCDSNQRKIIFLSELKRKLDVKVDIICSRVEQLPLNSYAQIITRACADLALLLNQVLIVSRETGKSTILYALKGLSIDQEIKKAQEKFKFNYEKINSVTNADGVILKVTNISEL
- a CDS encoding Glu/Leu/Phe/Val family dehydrogenase, giving the protein MGLIDNTSFNNHELVSFTSDAETGLKAIIAIHNTNRGPALGGCRFWNYSSEEEAVTDALRLSRGMTYKSALANLPLGGGKAVIIGDPTKIKTPALMQAFGRFVEKLNGLYITAEDVGTSPADMDSIHKETNHVVGLENPNGGSGDPSIITAYGVYLGIKAACEKKLKKDLRGVKVALQGLGHVGSYVVGHLVNDGAVVTVADINTTNVTKIVEKYQVTAVAPTEILYQECDILSPCALGGVVNDTTIDKLKCKIIAGAANNQLAEARHGDELMERGILYAPDYLINAGGIINVTFEGPNYDKTKVMKLVEGIYDTLMEVLAYAEQNNISSNRASDAIAESRFLNLDYNWGTNRLRA
- a CDS encoding MarC family protein, producing MTETVINTFITLLVIINPFAVTSVLIDSTKGIDLNTKRRLANKAAAIAAILLTLFAFLGDPILQSLGISEPAFRITGGIILGLAGLNMVMAKPNNIQNPTDEEKNNSQNIMELAAFPLAIPLMSGPGSLTSIVIMMRQAQGHGYMEQIKIIITMLIVVAITWGLMRSSDIVMKVLRKTGVSVLTRVFGIILTALALQNIIDGILLIIKNAS